A genomic stretch from Anaerococcus mediterraneensis includes:
- the alaS gene encoding alanine--tRNA ligase translates to MKNLGMNELRKSYLEFFGNEKNHTVLKSFPLTPIDDDSLLLINAGMAPLKKYFTGEKKMKNNRATSSQRCVRTGDIERVGKTERHGTFFEMLGNFSFGDYFKKEAISWAYEFLTDRLEISKDDLWVTVFYEDDEAFDIWHNHIGLPKERILKQGKEDNFWELEVGPCGPCSEIFVDRGKERAIDENDNQPGNDDSDRFMEVWNLVFTQFNKDNNGNYSDLSHPNIDTGMGLERIAMVLQGKDNIFEIDVMTEIISEIEKLANKKYKIDKRDDVSIRVIADHAKAMTFLVSDGVVPSNEKRGYVLRRLIRRAYRHGKLLGIQGPFLNKVVDAVINTYKSEYDELITNKDRIHQIISDEEERFQKTIDQGLYILDDLIQKLDKEKLNILDGSEAFKLYDTYGFPLDLTKEILEEKGLSLDENTFEEEMEKQRNLARSARKTDITHNHDNIITDNIEKTIFEGYDNFIVDGLILAIFKDSEQTQSINQGDEGIVITNKTSFYPEGGGQVADTGYIKTDKASLRVLDVQKKNDIILHYVKVEEGEISVGDEAELSIDIERRLDIQRNHSATHLLDQALKDVLGTDIKQAGSLVDQDKLRFDFSYNKPVSKDQLRKVEKIVNQKIREQEVVKKEYMDYKKSEEIGAIGLFEDKYKDIVRVVSMGDYSKELCGGCHVNNTAEILIFKIISESSAAAGIRRIEAITGKQVYNYLLKEEDKIEKIAKNLDTTVNNIYSKIKSVNDDLSRKELEIKRLKSQSNKDIYKELNDKVKNINGVNLLISKFENISMDELRDLENRFKNQYDNLIIVFASVGDKITFTVSVDDNLTDRYNAGKIVREIAQITGGNGGGRKNFAQAGGSDITLLDKALEKAYELIKE, encoded by the coding sequence ATGAAAAATTTAGGAATGAATGAGCTTAGAAAAAGCTATCTAGAATTTTTTGGAAATGAAAAAAATCATACAGTTTTGAAATCATTTCCTTTAACACCAATTGATGATGACAGCCTATTATTGATAAATGCAGGTATGGCACCACTCAAAAAATATTTTACTGGCGAAAAGAAAATGAAAAATAACAGGGCAACATCATCACAAAGATGTGTTAGAACTGGTGATATCGAAAGAGTAGGTAAGACAGAGCGTCATGGAACTTTTTTCGAAATGCTAGGCAATTTCTCTTTTGGAGATTATTTTAAGAAAGAAGCTATAAGTTGGGCTTATGAATTCCTTACAGATAGACTAGAAATAAGTAAAGATGATTTATGGGTCACAGTTTTCTATGAAGATGATGAAGCTTTTGATATTTGGCATAATCATATAGGTCTCCCAAAAGAAAGGATTCTAAAACAAGGAAAAGAAGATAATTTTTGGGAACTAGAAGTTGGCCCATGTGGTCCTTGTTCAGAAATATTTGTCGATAGGGGCAAAGAAAGAGCCATTGATGAAAATGATAACCAACCTGGCAATGATGATTCTGACAGATTCATGGAAGTTTGGAACTTGGTTTTCACACAATTTAACAAAGATAACAATGGAAACTATTCTGATTTATCTCATCCAAACATAGATACAGGAATGGGACTAGAAAGAATAGCTATGGTTCTCCAAGGTAAGGATAATATCTTTGAAATTGATGTGATGACTGAAATAATCTCAGAAATAGAAAAATTAGCTAATAAAAAATATAAAATCGATAAAAGAGATGATGTATCTATAAGAGTTATTGCTGACCACGCAAAAGCTATGACATTCCTAGTATCTGATGGGGTTGTACCATCTAATGAAAAACGTGGTTATGTCCTAAGAAGACTTATTAGAAGAGCATATAGGCATGGAAAATTATTAGGAATACAAGGTCCTTTCCTAAATAAAGTAGTAGATGCTGTTATAAATACCTATAAAAGTGAATACGATGAACTTATAACAAATAAAGATAGAATTCATCAAATTATAAGTGATGAGGAAGAAAGATTCCAAAAAACTATAGATCAAGGTTTATATATTCTCGATGATCTTATCCAAAAATTAGATAAAGAGAAGCTAAACATTCTAGATGGAAGCGAAGCTTTCAAACTTTATGATACCTATGGATTCCCACTTGACCTTACAAAGGAAATCTTAGAAGAAAAAGGACTTAGCCTTGACGAAAATACCTTTGAAGAAGAAATGGAAAAACAAAGAAATCTTGCAAGAAGTGCCAGAAAAACAGACATCACTCACAACCATGACAATATTATCACCGATAATATTGAAAAAACAATATTTGAAGGCTATGATAATTTCATTGTAGACGGATTGATTCTAGCTATTTTTAAAGATAGCGAACAAACTCAATCGATAAATCAAGGTGATGAAGGTATAGTAATAACTAATAAGACTTCATTCTATCCAGAAGGCGGCGGACAAGTTGCAGATACAGGATATATTAAGACAGATAAAGCCTCTTTAAGAGTATTAGATGTACAGAAGAAGAATGATATCATCCTTCACTACGTAAAAGTTGAAGAAGGAGAAATAAGCGTTGGAGATGAGGCTGAATTATCAATTGACATTGAAAGAAGATTAGATATCCAAAGAAACCATTCAGCAACTCACCTCCTAGACCAAGCCTTAAAAGATGTACTAGGTACAGACATCAAACAAGCTGGATCCCTAGTTGATCAAGATAAATTAAGATTTGACTTTTCTTATAATAAACCAGTAAGTAAAGATCAATTAAGAAAAGTAGAAAAAATTGTAAATCAAAAGATTAGAGAGCAAGAAGTTGTCAAAAAAGAGTATATGGATTATAAAAAATCCGAGGAAATAGGTGCCATAGGACTATTCGAAGATAAATACAAAGATATTGTTAGAGTTGTATCTATGGGGGATTATTCTAAAGAACTATGTGGTGGTTGCCACGTAAACAATACAGCTGAAATTCTTATATTTAAAATTATAAGTGAATCATCAGCTGCAGCTGGTATCAGAAGAATAGAAGCTATCACTGGTAAACAAGTTTATAACTACCTTTTAAAAGAAGAAGATAAGATAGAGAAAATAGCCAAAAACTTAGATACAACAGTTAATAATATCTATTCTAAGATCAAGTCTGTCAATGATGATTTATCAAGAAAAGAATTGGAAATAAAGAGACTAAAATCGCAATCTAACAAGGATATATACAAAGAATTAAATGATAAAGTCAAAAATATAAATGGAGTAAATCTACTTATATCAAAATTTGAAAATATAAGTATGGATGAACTTAGAGATCTAGAAAACAGATTTAAAAATCAATATGATAATTTAATAATTGTATTTGCCAGCGTTGGAGATAAAATCACCTTTACAGTATCTGTTGATGATAATTTAACTGATAGATATAATGCTGGAAAAATTGTAAGAGAGATCGCTCAAATTACCGGTGGTAATGGAGGAGGAAGAAAGAACTTCGCTCAAGCTGGGGGTTCTGATATAACTCTATTAGACAAAGCTTTGGAAAAAGCCTATGAATTGATTAAGGAGTAA
- a CDS encoding Rrf2 family transcriptional regulator, with translation MKLSTRGRYGLRAICYIADHQDQGYVPVSEISENLNLSENYLEQLVRMLKNDDLIKSSRGPKGGYKIKKDLSEISIGQVLRSLEGDLTMSECVSGKVDCNDKCDAYDIFSKLDDLINSAVDSITLENIVNHEI, from the coding sequence TCAACAAGAGGCAGATATGGACTAAGAGCCATATGCTATATAGCCGACCATCAAGATCAAGGCTATGTACCTGTCTCTGAAATAAGCGAAAATTTAAATTTATCAGAAAATTATTTGGAACAATTAGTAAGAATGTTAAAAAATGATGACTTGATTAAATCAAGCCGTGGTCCTAAAGGTGGATACAAGATAAAAAAAGATCTTAGTGAAATATCTATAGGTCAAGTTTTAAGGAGCTTAGAAGGTGATCTTACCATGAGCGAATGTGTCAGTGGCAAGGTAGACTGTAATGACAAGTGTGATGCCTATGACATTTTTAGCAAACTTGATGATCTTATAAATTCTGCAGTAGATTCCATAACTTTAGAGAATATTGTAAATCACGAAATTTAA